One window of the Colletotrichum destructivum chromosome 6, complete sequence genome contains the following:
- a CDS encoding Putative peptidase S8/S53 domain, Fn3-like domain, immunoglobulin-like protein, producing MRTWIFTIAYSLATTVFGQQEGNPDEAAVRFAKSYIVEYAAGTISKRSSLASTDGVKVIKNFDSDVFNGASVETADLNLDGLLSLPDVVGVWPNSPVYLEPSAPIDASLQAASPVVHSVTGVGKLHEQGIFGKGVKVGVVDTGIWYDHDALGGGFGEGFKVAGGYDFVGDQYWPSIGYEREPDSDPLDLLGHGTHVAGIVAGKADDFTGVAPEATLYAYKVMSRQGSTDAATLIESFLKAYDDGVDIITSSIGGSSGWAEEAWAVVASRLVEQGVVVTISAANSGSQGAFYSSSGSSGKNVLAVASADAPSVDAVRASSFTSWGLLNDLSVKPDVTAPGGSIYSTYLDNGWTTMSGTSMSCPYVAGVAALYISALGGRSVHGKGFALALHKQIIASSRPLGYHDSRYSDLFAPVPQVGNGLVDAVKLLRSNTTLDFRPIALNDTRYFSRYHDITVKNGGSEDVTYHLSAQDAYGIETLLLNSNTQDKQVKTLSQLVPQKLAVEVSLPRDFTLKPGESKTVSVNFKNPDSLGWNAAVLPLYSGRIIVSGDNGEELSVPYAGVAGDLRKELAPLFRNGFPYVESGAPAVRGKTSFTFNLTLEVQDFPKIFHNILWGTRELRWDIFGAGWSERQWVYPPVVGENGYVGSGAYWVGSGQAPFFDPSRWDPEDTLSYPKINQPRSNFNFENWWFGKLANGSQIAVGNYTLRYAALKPFGNPAHSDNWATFTTPIEVLGQY from the exons TCAAGAACTTCGACAGCGACGTCTTCAATGGCGCCAGTGTCGAGACCGCTGACCTGaacctcgacggcctgcttTCCCTcccggacgtcgtcggcgtctggCCGAACAGCCCCGTGTATCTTGAGCCTTCCGCTCCTATCGACGCCAGCCTCCaggccgcctcgcccgtAGTCCACAGCGTCACGGGCGTGGGCAAGCTGCACGAACAAGGGATTTTCGGCAAGGGCGTCAAAGTCGGTGTTGTCGACACCGGTATCTGGTACGACCACGATGCT CTTGGCGGAGGATTCGGAGAGGGCTTCAAGGTGGCCGGCGGATACGACTTCGTTGGAGACCAAT ATTGGCCTTCTATCGGTTACGAAAGGGAACCGGATTCTGATCCCTTGGACCTGCTGGGCCACGGTACCCACGTCGCCGGTATCGTCGCTGGAAAAGCAGATGA TTTCACCGGCGTTGCCCCCGAGGCGACCCTCTACGCCTACAAGGTTATGTCCAGACAG GGCTCGACAGATGCTGCAACTCTGATTGAATCTTTCCTCAAGGCATACGATGACGGC GTCGACATCATCACCTCCAGCATCGGTGGCTCCAGCGGTTGGGCCGAGGAAGCCTGGGCTGTAGTCGCGTCCAGACTCGTCGAGCAAGGAGTCGTGGTGACAATATCCGCCGCCAACTCCGGCTCGCAGGGCGCGTTCTACTCCAGCAGCGGCTCCTCCGGCAAGaacgtcctcgccgtcgcctcggctGACGCACCCTCCGTTGACGCCGTCCGCGCATCCTCCTTCACGTCCTGGGGTCTCCTAAACGACCTCAGCGTGAAGCCGGACGTCACGGCCCCCGGCGGCTCCATATACAGCACGTATCTCGACAACGGCTGGACCACGATGAGCGGCACGTCCATGTCGTGTCCGtacgtcgccggcgtcgcggccCTCTATATAAGTGCTTTAGGCGGTCGCTCGGTGCACGGCAAGGGCTTCGCCTTGGCTCTTCACAAGCAGATCATTGCCAGTTCTCGTCCGCTCGGGTACCACGACTCCAGGTACTCCGATCTGTTTGCTCCTGTGCCTCAGGTTGGTAATGGCCTGGTGGATGCGGTCAAGTTGCTCCGTTCGAACACGACCTTGGACTTCAGGCCCATCGCCCTAAACGATACTCGCTACTTTAGCAGATACCACGACATCACCGTTAAGAACGGGGGGTCCGAGGATGTGACCTATCACCTTTCGGCGCAGGACGCATATGGCATCGAGACGTTGCTCCTGAACAGCAACACCCAAGACAAACAGGTGAAAACCCTCAGCCAGCTGGTCCCTCAAAAGTTGGCTGTGGAGGTCAGCCTGCCTCGCGATTTCACCCTCAAGCCCGGCGAGAGCAAGACCGTCTC TGTCAACTTCAAGAACCCAGATTCTCTTGGATGGAACGCGGCAGTGCTCCCGCTGTACAGCGGTAGGATCATCGTGTCCGGTGACAATGGCGAAGAGCTCTCGGTACCGTATGCAG GCGTCGCAGGCGATTTGAGAAAAGAGCTGGCCCCTCTGTTTCGCAATGGTTTCCCTTATGTCGAAAGTGGTGCTCCGGCAGTCAGAGGCAAGACCTC GTTCACCTTTAACCTCACGCTTGAAGTCCAAGACTTTCCAAAGATTTTCCACAACATCCTCTGGGGCACGCGAGAACTCCGCTGGGAT ATCTTCGGAGCAGGGTGGAGCGAGAGACAATGGGTGTACCCACCGGTTGTCGGTGAGAATGGCTACGTTGGATCCGGTGCCTACTGGGTTGGATCCGGGCAGGCGCCGTTCTTCGACCCGAGCAGATGGGATCCGGAAGACACGCTGTCCTACCCAAAGATCAACCAGCCGAGAAGCAACTTCAACTTTGAGAACTGGTGGTTCGGCAAGTTGGCGAACGGCAGCCAGATTGCGGTTGGCAATTACAC ACTGAGGTACGCTGCCTTGAAGCCCTTTGGTAACCCCGCGCACTCGGACAACTGGGCGACGTTTACCACGCCGATTGAGGTTCTGGGCCAGTATTAG
- a CDS encoding uncharacterized protein (Putative zn(2)Cys(6) fungal-type DNA-binding domain, transcription factor domain, fungi), which yields MCMYVCVCVCVCIVLRLLRAPTYSRPRWDIMDPEPRTPKTSVIPRACHNCRIRKTRCNREFPCSNCITSKIPCRPAGRSVAQSQRQSVDRTDSQAGPTIQQLHERLKAVEEALRNQGEQQTIRTTTTPSSTPNTLPALEDDSTLHQFVWDDLPVSYEGSLSFNQQTLLANQIEELKVEDAQTPGVVEELAALRGIYQRHDEWSDKRPKRKTRRPNACPQSLLQLPPSDFVIRLLRTVTEHSVLFIFYAVENRKQVEDLCRRVYFSVEPVTIGEITLLHGCLSVLLKDIDFEARPEFNREETDRYYKLCDSNFKAGVETYEVMAMPTFEHTLILFIAALRAQQDEDLPLQWGVVSAAARHVLALGYNRKARLDAMPPHESPRARRIFWHIYFVDRGFTLSQGKAPIIQDMDVDVDPLEISQRPHRRPWDLMFSAFIELSNLHETSLRLGTGC from the exons atgtgtatgtatgtatgtgtgtgcgtgtgtgtgtgcataGTCTTACGTCTTTTGCGAGCTCCGACATATTCTCGGCCGCGGTGGGATATCATGGACCCGGAGCCGCGCACGCCGAAGACAAGCGTGATTCCAAGAGCA TGTCACAACTGTCGGATCCGCAAG ACAAGGTGTAACCGAGAGTTTCCCTGTTCCAACTGCATCACTTCAAAGATACCCTGCCGTCCAGCAGGGAGGTCCGTCGCACAATCCCAGCGGCAGAGCGTGGACAGAACCGACAG TCAAGCGGGCCCAACCATCCAGCAATTGCACGAGAGACTAAaagccgtcgaggaagcTCTCCGAAACCAAGGCGAGCAGCAAACCATtaggacgacgacgacgccatctTCCACGCCAAATACCTTACCGGCACTCGAGGATGATTCGACATTACATCAGTTCGTATGGGATGACCTACCAGTCTCCTACGAAGGGAGTTTGTCGTTTAACCAACAAACCCTACTCGCAAATCAGATAGAGGAGCTCAAAGTCGAAGACGCCCAGACGCCTGGCGTCGTCGAAGAGCTAGCCGCTTTGCGGGGAATATATCAGAGACACGACGAATGGTCAGACAAAAGGCCGAAAAGGAAGACTCGCCGGCCGAACGCCTGCCCCCAATCTTTATTGCAACTACCACCGTCCGACTTTGTGATCCGCCTTCTTCGAACTGTGACAG AGCACTCAGTCCTGTTCATATTTTACGCTGTCGAAAACCGCAAGCAAGTGGAGGATCTTTGCCGGAGAGTCTATTTCTCGGTCGAGCCAGTGACGATTGGGGAAATCACTCTCCTTCACGGGTGCCTCTCAGTCCTCTTGAAAGACATCGATTTCGAGGCGCGCCCCGAGTTCAACCGCGAAGAAACGGATCGATACTACAAGCTATGCGACTCCAACTTCAAGGCGGGCGTTGAGACGTACGAGGTGATGGCGATGCCAACGTTCGAGCACACGCTCATATTGTTTATCGCG GCTTTGAGAGCTCAGCAAGATGAGGATTTGCCGCTGCAGTGGGGCGTCgtgtcggcggccgcgagaCATGTGCTCGCGTTGGGGTACAACCGGAAAGCAAGGCTGGacgcgatgccgccgcacgAATCCCCCAGGGCCCGCCGGATCTTTTGGCACATCTACTTCGTTGACCGCGGCTTCACGCTGTCCCAGGGCAAGGCGCCCATCATCCAGGACATggacgtcgatgtcgatcCGCTCGAGATCTCCCAGCGGCCACATAGACGGCCGTGGGATTTGATGTTCAGCGCCTTCATCGAGCTCAGCAACCTCCACGAAACATCTCTCCGGCTTGGCACGGGCTGTTAG
- a CDS encoding Putative Thioredoxin domain-containing protein: MPINSSFTLPEAANALPLPENAAAPFFVTFTTSNHPDTGESWCPDVRAALPLINAAFSADGAPEMGFVEVGQRPEWKVPTNVFRTKWNVHNVPTLVRYQRLGGEIRETGRLVEAEILDERRLKELIVNRQN; this comes from the exons ATGCCCATCAACTCAAGCTTCACGCTACCCGAGGCAGCAAATGCCCTACCTCTGCCGGAGAACGCAGCGGCGCCATTCTTCGTCACGTTCACCACGTCTAACCATCCAGACACCGGAGAGTCATGGTGTCCCGACGTGAGGGCGGCTCTGCCGCTCATTAAcgccgccttctcggcggacGGCGCGCCAGAGATGGGCTTTGTTGAAGTTGGACAGAGGCCGGA GTGGAAGGTCCCTACAAACGTCTTTCGAACCAAGTGGAATGTCCACAACGTGCCCACTCTTGTGCGGTATCAGCGTCTGGGCGGCGAGATTAGGGAGACGGGTCGGCTGGTGGAAGCCGAGATTCTCGATGAGAGACGCCTCAAGGAACTTATTGTTAACCGGCAGAACTAA
- a CDS encoding Putative sulfatase-modifying factor enzyme, C-type lectin — translation MHTIISDSIKNTMDTITLDTFQRQRAAAESFGNEPLLILRDGTTVDLASGYIPLLARFTHEDKAAKGLRKRSAGDKPEPPVYFSALELVRDNELLLLTGSGGSGKTTFAKHLCFRLATSGFVHARPLVRNDFGDTREEAWGSERFLPCYFTVDNPHLLQTLVSVTIPALISTASKEGLALMVVIDTNDDAAGASFDLLQPLFSSFLEHKKHRLLLLGTADVFSHSVLPTNVLRHALLPLLKTHRRQAVLRHLGSELSESMIATGSSTETPALFALALQARHRGDRAEELLDSWLSIALPGAAQTLTEKAYNHISQGQSLAALNHRFVTGTVDNPAVSCSVVQQLLAARHLAGLPVDTAVELFRQHPQAHTFVIKSCLVRLSASGRSDDLVEGLLGGSPADSQRGALLVADLVGETEKFRDRVTNLMLDIVTQGTLPASQREKAGRILSRLGDPRDLSLLAEVPAGSFTMGSHSHPNSQPPENITLHSFRIGVYPVVVRDYLAFTQETARDWVSPDGADPERLNAPATDLTWHDAREYCTWLTHRWRASGTIGSHEQVRLPTEPEWERAARGDQQDGGNEGLIYPWGTTWDGDGANCETTGFNTTCAVGLFPKGRSPYGCLDMAGHAWEWCSTLWGEDMATPSFRYPWRDDGREAPDATEKIRRVLRGGCFSSPKVKANCTYRGSLEPSGYWRGNGFRIVVAQVEQSPS, via the coding sequence ATGCACACCATCATCTCGGATTCTATCAAGAACACCATGGACACGATCACACTTGATACCTTCCAGCGCCAGCGAGCAGCCGCCGAGAGCTTCGGCAACGAGCCCCTGTTAATCTTGCGGGATGGGACAACAGTCGACCTGGCCAGTGGCTACATCCCTCTTCTTGCACGCTTTACCCACGAGGACAAAGCCGCCAAAGGCTTACGGAAGCGCAGCGCGGGTGACAAGCCCGAGCCTCCCGTCTACTTTTCTGCTTTGGAACTGGTCCGCGACAATGAACTCTTGCTCTTGACGGGGTCGGGTGGCAGCGGCAAGACAACGTTTGCGAAGCACCTCTGCTTCCGCCTGGCGACCTCGGGTTTCGTTCATGCCCGGCCACTTGTCCGCAACGACTTTGGCGACACACGAGAGGAAGCATGGGGTTCTGAGAGGTTTCTGCCCTGCTATTTCACGGTGGACAACCCGCATTTGCTGCAGACTCTGGTCAGCGTTACGATTCCCGCTTTGATCAGCACAGCCTCGAAGGAAGGCCTGGCCCTAATGGTTGTGATTGATACGAACGACGACGCGGCTGGCGCCAGCTTCGATCTCCTTCAACCACTATTCTCGTCGTTTTTGGAGCACAAGAAACACAGGTTGCTCTTACTCGGGACTGCAGATGTCTTCAGCCATTCGGTTCTGCCAACTAACGTCCTTCGACATGCCTTGCTGCCACTGTTGAAGACTCATAGGCGACAGGCCGTTCTGAGACACCTCGGATCCGAGTTGTCTGAATCCATGATTGCTACAGGATCTTCGACAGAGACCCCAGCCTTGTTTGCGCTGGCGCTTCAAGCTCGACACCGCGGCGACCGAGCCGAGGAACTCCTCGATTCATGGCTTTCGATTGCCTTGCCAGGCGCCGCTCAAACGCTCACAGAAAAAGCCTACAACCACATAAGCCAAGGTCAAAGTTTAGCAGCTTTGAATCACCGTTTCGTAACCGGGACGGTCGACAACCCGGCGGTATCCTGCAGCGTTGTCCAACAGCTACTGGCGGCTCGGCACCTTGCAGGTCTACCTGTGGATACTGCTGTCGAGCTATTCCGTCAACATCCCCAAGCCCATACCTTCGTCATAAAAAGTTGCTTGGTTCGTTTGAGCGCGTCAGGTCGCTCGGATGACCTTGTTGAGGGGCTTCTTGGCGGCTCGCCCGCCGATAGTCAACGAGGCGCCCTACTCGTGGCAGATCTTGTCGGAGAAACGGAGAAGTTTCGAGACAGGGTCACCAACTTGATGTTGGATATTGTTACACAGGGAACATTGCCAGCGAGTCAGAGGGAGAAAGCTGGCCGCATCCTTTCCAGGCTTGGCGACCCGCGAGATCTGTCCCTGCTAGCAGAGGTGCCCGCCGGAAGCTTTACCATGGGCTCTCACAGTCATCCAAACTCACAGCCTCCGGAAAACATCACCTTGCATAGCTTTCGCATCGGCGTATACCCGGTTGTTGTCAGAGATTACTTGGCCTTCACCCAGGAAACGGCCCGCGACTGGGTCAGCCCGGATGGCGCAGACCCCGAACGATTGAATGCGCCAGCAACAGACCTCACGTGGCATGATGCAAGAGAGTATTGCACTTGGTTGACTCACCGTTGGCGAGCGAGCGGCACGATTGGATCTCACGAGCAGGTACGCCTTCCGACAGAGCCAGAGTGGGAGCGGGCAGCCAGGGGAGATCAACAAGATGGCGGAAACGAAGGGCTGATTTACCCTTGGGGCACGACTTGGGATGGTGACGGGGCAAACTGCGAAACGACAGGCTTCAACACGACATGCGCCGTCGGTCTGTTTCCCAAAGGCCGCTCGCCGTACGGCTGCCTCGACATGGCGGGGCATGCCTGGGAATGGTGCTCGACGCTCTGGGGCGAGGACATGGCCACTCCATCCTTCCGGTACCCGTGGCGAGATGACGGGCGAGAAGCGCCGGATGCCACTGAGAAGATTCGGCGTGTGCTGCGCGGAGGGTGTTTCTCAAGCCCAAAGGTCAAGGCCAACTGTACATATCGCGGCAGTCTCGAACCGTCGGGATATTGGCGTGGAAATGGGTTCCGCATCGTTGTTGCTCAGGTAGAACAAAGCCCATCATGA
- a CDS encoding Putative solute-binding protein family 5: MTPETLRLSLENVDFRLPTQVTDDNSVTALKSLVFEPLLRWQPHGHVLPGLFDRWESSPDARTWHFHIRDDAVFHDGEQCTAADIVNYISGLLDSRDYFGMRWSYSRYFEQTQFSTEGSQTVKVVSSEPFADIVGVFCEFWPSRLDKDGKPVLGTGAFRVVEFEREDGIGRARLQRLNPTRHNAPHIIVASTEPSAAKRLQLLRTGEVDAALNLERVDNLDLLDFDDSLKWGRVTSTLSAIYYLNCTEGIFTSPKARLAVNLAIDNEALVKEVYRGFALASATIVSPFHLGFPESGLKPFPYNVERAREILKGLDTSEPLVLRTPTYMPEHAQKISAFVASSLRAVGFEVEVRVETNRPEYARQIGLQKQIGSLALFDSTPNSTFRVLDDKISSSSHATWWLGYHDDEVQRLFHEARNKTRYEDRADAYAETLKRLQENPPWLYVAHPEVVWATRRDVGLRIGHSGVLTLDL, from the coding sequence ATGACGCCAGAAACGCTCCGCCTGTCCTTAGAAAACGTCGACTTCCGGCTGCCGACCCAAGTCACAGATGACAACAGCGTCACGGCTCTGAAGAGCCTCGTCTTTGAGCCTCTCCTCCGTTGGCAGCCCCACGGTCACGTCCTTCCCGGCCTCTTCGACCGTTGGGAGAGTTCTCCCGACGCCCGTACATGGCATTTTCACAtccgcgacgacgccgtaTTCCATGATGGAGAACAGTGTACGGCAGCTGATATCGTCAACTACATCAGCGGGCTCTTGGACTCACGGGACTACTTTGGCATGCGCTGGAGCTACAGCCGTTATTTCGAGCAGACCCAATTCTCAACCGAAGGCAGCCAGACGGTAAAGGTCGTCAGCTCGGAGCCATTTGCGGACATTGTGGGCGTGTTCTGCGAGTTCTGGCCTTCGAGACTGGACAAAGACGGCAAACCGGTGCTTGGGACAGGCGCTTTCCGAGTGGTTGAGTTCGAGCGTGAAGACGGCATCGGAAGAGCGAGATTACAGCGGCTGAACCCGACCCGACACAACGCTCCGCACATCATCGTCGCTTCGACAGAGCCAAGTGCCGCCAAGAGACTCCAGCTACTTCGTACGGGTGAGGTGGATGCTGCCTTGAATCTCGAGCGAGTGGACAaccttgacctcctcgactTTGACGATTCATTGAAATGGGGCCGAGTCACCAGCACGCTCTCGGCCATTTACTATCTCAATTGCACCGAGGGTATTTTCACCTCGCCGAAAGCACGTCTTGCTGTCAATCTCGCGATCGACAATGAAGCACTCGTCAAGGAGGTATATCGCGGCTTTGCCCTGGCGTCCGCCACCATCGTTAGCCCCTTTCACCTCGGTTTTCCAGAGTCAGGGCTGAAACCATTCCCTTATAATGTAGAGCGAGCCCGGGAAATACTCAAAGGCTTGGACACGAGTGAACCCCTGGTGTTGAGGACGCCGACCTACATGCCGGAGCACGCGCAGAAAATTTCCGCTTTcgtggcgtcgtcgttgcgAGCCGTCGGGTTTGAGGTTGAAGTTAGGGTTGAGACGAACCGTCCCGAGTACGCTCGCCAAATTGGCCTCCAGAAGCAGATTGGCAGCCTTGCGTTGTTCGACTCGACGCCCAACAGCACTTTCAGGGTCCTGGATGACAAGATTTCCAGCTCGTCCCACGCTACCTGGTGGCTCGGATAccatgacgacgaggttCAGCGGCTATTCCACGAGGCAAGGAACAAAACTCGCTACGAGGATCGGGCTGATGCCTATGCTGAGACGTTGAAACGGTTGCAGGAGAACCCTCCGTGGCTGTATGTAGCACATCCCGAAGTGGTCTGGGCAACTAGACGGGACGTTGGTTTGAGGATCGGACATTCTGGTGTTCTCACTCTTGATTTATGA
- a CDS encoding Putative major facilitator superfamily, MFS transporter superfamily → MSATKAIVPVVAPSDTNSDLNTSGKDDSPVTVTETNPSETKSSWWRKAVGLVWDSVEGDPEYRKYVQRLDTFFFPTVCFGYFIKYLDQTNYSNAFISGMQTDLNLYGNERNWLNTWFSLGIMIGSVPAQMSQLSFIRPSILIPSCEVIWSLLVIGMGFAKNIETMYALRFFIGLFEACAFPGYIAMLGGWYGPKELTKRLAILLQVESIASMFSGYLQAGLYSSMNGRHGIAGWRWLFIMDAIISLPIAIWGFFGLPDLPHNTKAFYWSPEVGPKSAALLRLVLLTKVLQHIKYGIERIEKFGQKAQQRLTWKEAKRIYLGWEIWVFVVPYTMVAACHSATSYFNLWLKAAGYSVVDANIYPTGGSALNIVATVIWGIIADHTGQNYLMIIIVQALMILSNILLSVWYIPKGALMFAYYLSYAGSAATPVLISWANRLNAGDPSLRQLLVATANVVSYAWVLWVPLVLFPTYDAPKYKYGYQVLILFGGLAIISVTLMWYMYRRRDQKRAQEQDQGPEGGSAASNER, encoded by the exons ATGTCGGCTACCAAAGCCATTGTCCCCGTCGTGGCACCGTCCGACACGAATAGTGACCTCAACACGAGCGGCAAAGACGACAGCCCTGTGACTGTGACCGAGACGAACCCCAGTGAGACAAAATCCTCCTGGTGGCGTAAGGCCGTGGGACTTGTCTGGGACTCTGTCGAGGGAGATCCAGAGTACCGCAAGTATGTCCAAAGACTGGACACCTTCTTCTT CCCTACCGTCTGTTTTGGCTACTTCATCAAGTACCTCGACCAAACCAACTACA GCAATGCTTTCATCAGTGGAATGCAGACAGACCTTAACCTCTACGGCAATGAACGCAACTGGTTGAACACCTGGTTCAGCCTGGGCATCATGATCGGCAGTGTACCCGCCCAGATGTCACAGCTGAGCTTCATCAGACCGTCGATTCTCATCCCATCATGCGAAGTCATTTGGTCGTTGTTGGTGATCGGCATGGGCTTCGCCAAGAACATTGAAACC ATGTACGCTCTGCGATTCTTCATCGGGCTTTTCGAGGCGTGCGCGTTTCCCGGTTACATTGCGATGCTGGGTGGATGGTACGGTCCCAAAGAGCTCACCAAGCGGCTGgccatcctcctccaggTCGAGTCCATCGCAAGCATGTTCAGCGGTTATCTGCAGGCCGGTCTGTACTCAAGCATGAACGGCCGTCACGGCATTGCCGGGTGGAGATGGTTGTTCATCATGGACGCGATCATCTCGCTTCCCATCGCCATCTGGGGGTTCTTCGGACTCCCCGATCTGCCTCACAACACGAAGGCGTTTTACTGGTCGCCCGAGGTAGGACCCAAGAGTGCTGCGCTGCTTCGGCTCGTGTTATTGACAAAAGTGCTACAGCATATCAAATACGGCATCGAAAGAATCGAGAAATTCGGCCAGAAGGCCCAGCAGAGGCTGACCTGGAAGGAAGCCAAGCGCATTTATCTCGGATGGGAGATCTGGGTATTTGTCGTCCCATACAC CATGGTAGCAGCATGCCATTCGGCAACAAGCTACTTCAACTTGTGGCTCAAGGCCGCTGGCTACAGCGTTGTGGACGCCAACATCTACCCGACCGGCGGAAGCGCCCTGAACATTGTTGCGACGGTGATCTGGGGCATTATCGCGGACCATACCGGGCAGAACTACCTGATGATCATCATCGTTCAGGCTCTGATGATTCTGTCCAACATCCTTCTTTCTGTGTGGTACATCCCCAAGGGCGCGCTGATGTTTGCGTACTATCTGTCGTACGCCGGATCGGCTGCCACCCCCGTTCTAATT AGCTGGGCCAACAGACTCAATGCAGGCGACCCCAGCTTACGACAGCTTCTGGTGGCCACCGCCAATGTCGTCTCTTATGCGTGGGTTCTCTGGGTGCCCT TGGTTTTGTTCCCGACGTACGATGCACCGAAGTACAAATATGGATACCAGGTTCTCATCCTTTTCGGAGGTCTTGCCATTATCAGCGTCACTCTTATGTGGTATATGTACAGAAGAAGAGA CCAAAAGCGGGCTCAGGAGCAGGATCAAGGCCCCGAAGGAGGATCGGCGGCTTCAAACGAGCGGTGA
- a CDS encoding Putative S-adenosyl-L-methionine-dependent methyltransferase superfamily: MAAQGEETPSSSAAAIAAPTAPAAHPEEAANPATGLIDPDDVETDSAINVSIRDSLTSIRSSLLNFEDEYGRLYHSHSRGKYFFPHDNIEQDRLDLQHELFVRTFRGRLCTCPKFYGAKRVLDLGTGTGIWALEYAEEHPESEVIGVDLSPVQPEFMPPNCSFEIDDLEKPWTWSKSFDFIFSRTLNGSILDPVKLVDSIYKQLEPGGWFEAQDVCMSAQSDDDTIPENSSLVQWADEVVDAMEKIGRSLKLAMQWKQLLIDRGFEDVQETIYKWPTNTWPRDKTMKDIGGWGLANLDSFLESAALGTLTNIKGWSREEVLVLCSQARKEMRDPRIHVWWPVYVVTARKPGLPIQAPLE, from the exons ATGGCAGCTCAGGGGGAAGagacgccgtcctcctcggcagccgCAATCGCAGCTCCGACGGCTCCCGCGGCCCATCCCGAAGAGGCCGCGAACCCGGCCACCGGCCTCATC GATCCAGATGACGTCGAGACCGATTCCGCCATCAACGTC TCCATCCGCGACTCCCTCACATCCATTCGCTCGTCGCTGTTGAATTTCGAAGACGAGTACGGACGCCTTTATCACTCCCACTCCCGCGGCA AATATTTCTTTCCTCACGATAAC ATCGAGCAAGATCGCTTAGACTTGCAGCACGAACTCTTCGTGAGGACTTTCAGAGGCCGCCTCTGCACCTGCCCAAAGTTCTATGGCGCCAAGAGAGTACTCGATCTCGGAACAGGTACCGGCATTTGGGCATTGGAATATG CCGAGGAGCATCCTGAGTCAGAG GTCATTGGAGTCGACCTAAGCCCAGTGCAACCAGAATT CATGCCACCGAATTGCTCCTTCGAAATTGACGACCTTGAGAAGCCGTGGACTTGGTCCAAAAGCTTCGACTTCATCTTTTCCAGGACGTTGAACGGCAGCATTCTGGATCCAGTAAAATTAGTCGACAGCATCTACAA GCAACTCGAGCCCGGTGGCTGGTTCGAAGCCCAAGATGTCTGCATGTCGGCCCaaagcgacgacgacacgatACCGGAGAACAGCTCGCTAGTACAGTGGGCCGACGAAGTCGTGGACGCAATGGAGAAGATTGGCCGCTCGCTCAAGCTTGCGATGCAGTGGAAGCAGCTCCTCATCGACCGTGGCTTCGAGGACGTCCAGGAGACGATTTACAAGTGGCCGACCAACACGTGGCCCCGGGACAAGACGATGAAGGACATCGGCGGCTGGGGCCTGGCCAACCTCGATTCCTTCCTCGAGTCCGCGGCGCTCGGGACGCTGACGAACATCAAGGGGTGGTCGAGGGAGGAGGTCCTCGTGCTGTGTTCGCAGGCGAGGAAGGAGATGCGTGATCCGAGGATCCACGTCTGGTGGCCAGT TTACGTTGTGACTGCTCGCAAGCCGGGGCTGCCGATCCAGGCACCTCTGGAGTAA